Proteins from a genomic interval of Triplophysa dalaica isolate WHDGS20190420 chromosome 21, ASM1584641v1, whole genome shotgun sequence:
- the si:ch211-86h15.1 gene encoding uncharacterized protein si:ch211-86h15.1 isoform X2, with protein MAKLQILNVFLTERLTLAAQEIFKVVEDIFLEYTDEICRSRQEIELLRKRLQQAGLQLDSEMHSCESKETQTLSEEQWRSEQDGNDTEMQMKLEVYTQQEENIVHMSVYNESSSLLPSMDTGHNHMTNKDIESQIMDSSENDFPFTDQTAEIKNEPGLSEKGRDCQLQQFTRRCLDDPGASHASSVDKTEVINIDSSAHKTHTFHLPPRTQERLTLQHRMELAQIRERMSSSMWLHYSEHKSMKSHPSDCEGEVSNSDKRKEHNARKAQAWRDRLKKDPAKFAEYKALEAARAREYRRKKTAAARESDRENNRERQRRLRAIKKLQQCKAEEELSPTMIRKVSQEEKYYILGEETPYCH; from the exons ATGGCTAAACTGCAGATTTTAAACGTTTTCCTAACGGAAAGATTAACTTTAGCCGCCCAGGAAATATTTAAGGTTGTGGAAGACATCTTTTTGGAGTACACTGACGAGATATGTCGTTCCAGACAGGAGATTGAGCTGCTTAGGAAGAGACTGCAGCAGGCTGGGCTCCAGCTCGACTCTG AAATGCACTCCTGTGAGTCAAAAGAAACTCAGACGTTATCAGAGGAGCAGTGGAGGTCTGAACAAGATGGAAACGATACAGAAATGCAGATGAAACTAGAGGTCTACACACAGCAAGAGGAGAATATAGTCCATATGTCTGTTTATAATGAATCATCATCTTTACTGCCAAGTATGGACACTGGCCATAATCACATGACCAACAAAGACATTGAAAGTCAAATAATGGACAGCAGTGAGAATGATTTTCCCTTCACGGACCAAACTGCTGAGATTAAAAATGAACCTGGGTTAAGTGAAAAAGGCAGGGACTGTCAGTTACAGCAATTTACTAGACGCTGCTTGGATGATCCGGGGGCAAGTCACGCATCAAGTGTTGACAAAACAGAAGTCATCAACATCGACTCTTCTGCACATAAGACACACACATTTCAT CTGCCCCCTAGAACTCAGGAGAGGTTAACACTGCAGCATAGAATGGAACTGGCCCAAATTAGAGAGag AATGTCTTCAAGTATGTGGCTCCATTACTCTGAGCATAAAAGTATGAAAAGTCATCCATCTGACTGTGAGGGCGAAGTGTCCAATTCTGACAAGCGGAAAGAGCACAATGCAAGAAAAGCACAGGCCTGGAGGGATCGACTGAAAAAAGACCCTGCAAAATTTGCTGAGTACAAAGCTTTGGAAGCTGCGAGAGCAAGAGAGTATAGAAGGAAAAAGACGGCTGCTGCTAGAGAAAGTGATCGGGAAAATAATCGTGAGCGACAGAGAAGACTCAGAGCTATAAAGAAGTTACAACAGTGTAAAGCTGAGGAAGAGCTTTCGCCAACTATGATAAGAAAAGTCTCGCAAGAAGAAAAATACTACATCCTTGGAGAAGAGACCCCTTATTGTCACTAG
- the si:ch211-86h15.1 gene encoding zinc finger protein 180 isoform X1, producing MAKLQILNVFLTERLTLAAQEIFKVVEDIFLEYTDEICRSRQEIELLRKRLQQAGLQLDSEMHSCESKETQTLSEEQWRSEQDGNDTEMQMKLEVYTQQEENIVHMSVYNESSSLLPSMDTGHNHMTNKDIESQIMDSSENDFPFTDQTAEIKNEPGLSEKGRDCQLQQFTRRCLDDPGASHASSVDKTEVINIDSSAHKTHTFHLPPRTQERLTLQHRMELAQIRESKLQTHWEENQRNNSEYEEMPKVKKIRQTEEVALHKEQHLQTQPKTNLADLCLENIQHEEELSDNYHTHQDMHGNAYGTGEYFCVVCHRRFSSSGLLKIHLRIHSGEKPYHCGFCGKNFRQSSHLNTHVRIHTGERPHICQNCGRTFIDSSARNRHFKKCVLIALQGQ from the exons ATGGCTAAACTGCAGATTTTAAACGTTTTCCTAACGGAAAGATTAACTTTAGCCGCCCAGGAAATATTTAAGGTTGTGGAAGACATCTTTTTGGAGTACACTGACGAGATATGTCGTTCCAGACAGGAGATTGAGCTGCTTAGGAAGAGACTGCAGCAGGCTGGGCTCCAGCTCGACTCTG AAATGCACTCCTGTGAGTCAAAAGAAACTCAGACGTTATCAGAGGAGCAGTGGAGGTCTGAACAAGATGGAAACGATACAGAAATGCAGATGAAACTAGAGGTCTACACACAGCAAGAGGAGAATATAGTCCATATGTCTGTTTATAATGAATCATCATCTTTACTGCCAAGTATGGACACTGGCCATAATCACATGACCAACAAAGACATTGAAAGTCAAATAATGGACAGCAGTGAGAATGATTTTCCCTTCACGGACCAAACTGCTGAGATTAAAAATGAACCTGGGTTAAGTGAAAAAGGCAGGGACTGTCAGTTACAGCAATTTACTAGACGCTGCTTGGATGATCCGGGGGCAAGTCACGCATCAAGTGTTGACAAAACAGAAGTCATCAACATCGACTCTTCTGCACATAAGACACACACATTTCAT CTGCCCCCTAGAACTCAGGAGAGGTTAACACTGCAGCATAGAATGGAACTGGCCCAAATTAGAGAGag TAAACTGCAAACACATTGGGAGGAAAATCAAAGGAATAACTCTGAGTACGAGGAAATGCCCAAAGTAAAGAAGATTAGACAAACTGAAGAAGTGGCACTTCATAAAGAACAACACCTTCAAACAC AGCCCAAGACGAACCTAGCTGATCTATGTTTGGAAAACATTCAGCATGAAGAGGAACTGTCGGACAATTACCATACTCATCAGGATATGCATGGAAACGCATACGGCACAGgagaatatttttgtgttgtttgtcacAGAAGATTCAGTTCATCAGGACTGCTAAAAATTCACCTTCGTATTCACTCTGGTGAGAAGCCATACCATTGCGGCTTTTGTGGTAAAAACTTCAGACAATCAAGTCATCTTAACACACACGTGAGAATACACACCGGAGAAAGACCTCACATCTGTCAGAACTGTGGAAGGACTTTTATTGATTCCAGTGCAAGAAACAGACACTTTAAAAAATGCGTTCTTATAGCTCTGCAGGGACAGTGA
- the myog gene encoding myogenin: MELFETNPYFFADQRFYESGDNFFPSRLNGGFEQAGYQDRSSMMGLCGDGRLLSTGVGMEDKPSPTSSMGLSMSPQEQQHCPGQCLPWACKVCKRKSVTMDRRKAATMREKRRLKKVNEAFEALKRSTLMNPNQRLPKVEILRSAIQYIERLQALVSSLNQQEHEQSSLHYRAAAPQRVSATNEQGSGSTCCSSPEWSSTSEQCAPSYSSTHEDLLNDDAEQTNLRSLTSIVDSITGTDTTAVPFSVDISK; this comes from the exons ATGGAGCTTTTTGAGACCAACCCTTACTTTTTCGCAGACCAGCGTTTTTATGAAAGCGGCGATAACTTTTTCCCCTCCAGGCTGAACGGAGGTTTCGAGCAAGCTGGATATCAGGACAGAAGCTCCATGATGGGGCTGTGTGGCGACGGAAGGTTGCTGTCAACCGGGGTGGGGATGGAGGACAAACCATCTCCAACTTCCAGCATGGGTCTGTCCATGTCACCGCAGGAGCAGCAGCACTGCCCCGGCCAGTGCCTGCCATGGGCCTGCAAGGTGTGCAAGCGCAAATCGGTGACGATGGATCGTCGGAAAGCGGCCACTATGAGGGAGAAGAGGAGGTTGAAGAAGGTGAACGAGGCATTTGAGGCTCTCAAGAGAAGCACGTTAATGAATCCCAACCAGAGGCTGCCTAAGGTTGAAATCCTGCGCAGCGCCATCCAGTATATTGAGAGACTTCAGGCTCTGGTCAGCTCTCTCAACCAGCAGGAACACGAGCAGAGCAGTCTGCACTACAGAGCCGCAGCTCCACAGAGG GTGTCCGCCACCAATGAGCAGGGCTCTGGCAGCACCTGCTGTAGCAGTCCAGAGTGGAGCAGTACATCCGAGCAATGCGCCCCATCCTACAGCTCTACCCACGAGG ATCTCTTGAACGACGACGCAGAACAGACCAACCTGAGGTCTCTGACATCTATTGTGGACAGCATCACAGGAACAGACACCACCGCTGTCCCATTTTCAGTGGACATAAGCAAATAA
- the si:ch211-86h15.1 gene encoding uncharacterized protein si:ch211-86h15.1 isoform X3, which yields MAKLQILNVFLTERLTLAAQEIFKVVEDIFLEYTDEICRSRQEIELLRKRLQQAGLQLDSEMHSCESKETQTLSEEQWRSEQDGNDTEMQMKLEVYTQQEENIVHMSVYNESSSLLPSMDTGHNHMTNKDIESQIMDSSENDFPFTDQTAEIKNEPGLSEKGRDCQLQQFTRRCLDDPGASHASSVDKTEVINIDSSAHKTHTFHLPPRTQERLTLQHRMELAQIRERLAGDEQKKAAAKARSLKHKLKIYGNPELLEEYRKKERERYQRRKSQGKVKFAKDLNLSELRRQQKKWRERSAAHRRKKTFQEVLNNIKEDIDIIPESKPDTSA from the exons ATGGCTAAACTGCAGATTTTAAACGTTTTCCTAACGGAAAGATTAACTTTAGCCGCCCAGGAAATATTTAAGGTTGTGGAAGACATCTTTTTGGAGTACACTGACGAGATATGTCGTTCCAGACAGGAGATTGAGCTGCTTAGGAAGAGACTGCAGCAGGCTGGGCTCCAGCTCGACTCTG AAATGCACTCCTGTGAGTCAAAAGAAACTCAGACGTTATCAGAGGAGCAGTGGAGGTCTGAACAAGATGGAAACGATACAGAAATGCAGATGAAACTAGAGGTCTACACACAGCAAGAGGAGAATATAGTCCATATGTCTGTTTATAATGAATCATCATCTTTACTGCCAAGTATGGACACTGGCCATAATCACATGACCAACAAAGACATTGAAAGTCAAATAATGGACAGCAGTGAGAATGATTTTCCCTTCACGGACCAAACTGCTGAGATTAAAAATGAACCTGGGTTAAGTGAAAAAGGCAGGGACTGTCAGTTACAGCAATTTACTAGACGCTGCTTGGATGATCCGGGGGCAAGTCACGCATCAAGTGTTGACAAAACAGAAGTCATCAACATCGACTCTTCTGCACATAAGACACACACATTTCAT CTGCCCCCTAGAACTCAGGAGAGGTTAACACTGCAGCATAGAATGGAACTGGCCCAAATTAGAGAGag ATTGGCAGGCGATGAGCAAAAGAAGGCTGCAGCGAAAGCTAGATCCTTAAAGCACAAACTGAAAATTTACGGGAATCCTGAACTTCTAGAAGAATACAggaaaaaggagagagagag aTATCAGAGACGAAAATCTCAAGGAAAAGTGAAGTTTGCTAAAGATCTTAATCTATCGGAATTAAGAAGGCAGCAGAAAAAATGGAGGGAGCGTTCAGCCGCACACaggagaaagaaaacatttcaggaggttttaaacaacattaaagagGACATTGACATCATTCCAGAGTCAAAGCCTGACACCTCTGCTTAA